The following coding sequences are from one Pocillopora verrucosa isolate sample1 chromosome 5, ASM3666991v2, whole genome shotgun sequence window:
- the LOC131772780 gene encoding uncharacterized protein, whose protein sequence is MRKARHFVWVVALIIVLVVRGTWTVRHDTFWGEKAPPGCQPCPKSDEGLFDTPICGKNGIAYKNFCYLTLRNCIAKILKKEPVFPSSDPKTCGLQMKMYNSFSGSPFKRRKRALKSGPSMTVKHY, encoded by the exons ATGAGAAAAGCAAGACACTTTGTATGGGTTGTGGCCCTTATAATCGTTCTGGTCGTACGTGGAACTTGGACAGTAAGACACGACACTTTCTGGGGAGAAAAAG CGCCTCCTGGTTGTCAGCCGTGTCCTAAAAGTGATGAAGGACTGTTTGACACCCCAATTTGTGGCAAGAATGGAATCGCTTACAAAAACTTTTGCTATCTCACTTTAAGGAATTGTATCGCTAAGATATTGAAGAAGGAACCAGTTTTCCCCTCTAGTGATCCGAAAACTTGTGG GTTGCAAATGAAGATGTATAACAGCTTCTCTGGGTCGccatttaaaagaagaaagcgAGCGTTGAAATCTGGTCCGAGTATGACGGTCAAACACTACTAA